In Carya illinoinensis cultivar Pawnee chromosome 9, C.illinoinensisPawnee_v1, whole genome shotgun sequence, the following are encoded in one genomic region:
- the LOC122277583 gene encoding berberine bridge enzyme-like 4 has protein sequence MFFRCLTNNSSPFHPVSQAIHTPNNASFLSILNSYIKNRRFLTSATPKPLAIIAAKHISHIQATVICAQRYELEIRIRSGGHDDEGLSYVSNNPFLVLDMFNFRGLYIDIASETAWVQAGATLGELYYKIAEKSKVHAFPAGVCPSLGTGGHFSGGGYGTLMRKYGLSVDNIIDAQIVNVNGSILDRRSMGEDVFWAIRGGGGASFGVILSWTIKLVRVPSIVTVFNVKRTLEQNATDIVYRWQQVADKLPKDLFIRAMPQAVNGSQEGKKTVQVSFIGHFLGKSESLIPLMNVRFPELGLQQGDCSEMTWIESTLFWADFPIGTPTNALLWPSKADFFFKSKSDYVKEPIPKTGLESIWKLLIEIGEKGWMQWNPYGGRMSEISESETPFPHRAGNIFKIQHFVLWVEEGTETTNHYLKFSRTLYKAMTPYVSKSPREAFLNYRDLDIGIASSSNNRTILLNNARVYGSKYFKGNLDRLTRAKASIDPYNFFKNEQSIPPSPSNPASSL, from the coding sequence ATGTTTTTCCGATGCCTTACAAATAATTCTTCACCATTCCACCCAGTCTCCCAGGCCATCCACACCCCCAACAATGCATCTTTTCTCTCAATTTTGAACTCTTATATAAAAAACCGCCGGTTTTTGACATCTGCAACCCCAAAACCGCTCGCTATTATAGCTGCCAAACACATTTCTCACATCCAAGCAACTGTTATTTGTGCACAGCGTTATGAATTGGAGATTAGGATTCGAAGCGGTGGCCATGACGATGAGGGTCTTTCATACGTATCAAATAATCCATTTCTAGTCCTTGACATGTTCAATTTTCGTGGTCTATACATTGATATAGCATCTGAGACTGCATGGGTTCAGGCCGGTGCTACTCTtggtgagctctattacaaaatCGCCGAGAAAAGTAAAGTCCATGCTTTCCCTGCTGGCGTCTGTCCAAGCCTAGGCACAGGTGGACATTTTTCTGGAGGTGGATATGGGACCTTGATGCGAAAGTATGGCCTCTCTGTGGATAATATAATCGACGCGCAGATAGTCAATGTCAATGGATCGATCCTCGATAGAAGATCCATGGGAGAGGATGTTTTTTGGGCCATTAGAGGAGGTGGTGGAGCAAGCTTTGGAGTCATTCTTTCGTGGACGATAAAGTTGGTACGTGTTCCGTCCATAGTGACAGTGTTCAACGTTAAAAGGACATTGGAACAGAATGCAACAGATATTGTTTATCGCTGGCAGCAGGTTGCAGATAAACTACCAAAAGACCTCTTCATAAGGGCAATGCCACAAGCAGTGAATGGAAGTCAGGAAGGCAAGAAGACGGTGCAAGTTTCTTTCATTGGACACTTTCTGGGAAAATCTGAAAGCCTTATCCCTTTGATGAATGTGAGGTTTCCTGAACTAGGATTGCAGCAAGGTGACTGCAGTGAAATGACATGGATTGAATCAACCCTTTTCTGGGCAGATTTCCCCATCGGAACTCCCACGAATGCTTTACTCTGGCCATCCAAGGCAGATTTCTTCTTCAAAAGCAAGTCTGATTATGTGAAGGAACCAATTCCAAAGACTGGTTTAGAATCCATATGGAAGTTATTGATTGAAATAGGGGAAAAGGGATGGATGCAATGGAATCCTTATGGAGGAAGAATGAGTGAGATTTCAGAATCAGAGACTCCATTCCCGCATAGGGCTGGAAATATATTCAAGATACAACATTTCGTGCTGTGGGTGGAAGAAGGAACAGAGACCACGAACCATTATCTAAAATTTTCAAGAACCCTGTACAAGGCGATGACACCGTACGTATCAAAGTCCCCAAGGGAGGCTTTTCTCAACTACAGAGATCTTGATATCGGTATTGCCAGTTCAAGTAATAATCGTACAATACTTTTGAACAATGCACGAGTGTATGGGagtaagtatttcaagggcaatcTGGACAGGTTGACGCGTGCGAAGGCAAGCATTGATCCCTACAATTTCTTCAAAAATGAACAAAGCATTCCGCCTAGCCCTTCCAATCCTGCCTCCAGCCTTTAA